The Musa acuminata AAA Group cultivar baxijiao chromosome BXJ1-3, Cavendish_Baxijiao_AAA, whole genome shotgun sequence genome window below encodes:
- the LOC135627209 gene encoding DDT domain-containing protein PTM-like isoform X3, whose translation MGSEEVMGSVNGDRVDEQSVVEVRTDQRSEASEIAGLVIEAGNVDASALVGRYVSKETPGVKRPLVGKVASYVHGSGLYTVVYEDGNRENLDRLQVSKILIAEDTGVGSNMKLSCRKRKLDLLVSSGSQDTNVPPPRTRSRKNAPGASDGADTSSHGRTDSDLSDDADSSSNSCDYVQGPSSVASPEIHMLELPPSSGDIPISEESISYLFSVYSFLRSFNIQLFLSPFGIDEFVGSLKCTVQNSLLDAIHLSLMRALRHHLQVLSSEGLELASKCLRYYDWSLLDALTWPAFVVEYLYIMGYMRGLDGKEYGAMLSNGEYYSLPVTIKLKVLQILCDDVMDSAELRTELEMRENLDDDVEDGTDINFPLGDGPRNVHSRSLKNSASRSMCALQDSKEPPKQIPSSKVTESNADVSSADTDGNSDECQLCGMDGTLICCDGCPSAYHSRCIGLNKAFLPDGPWFCPECTINKLGPTSFRVGRSIKGAEALGVDVCGRLFLGTCNYLLVIGTSLNAEPFYRYYNQTDVTKVLSLMSSVAENSSSYAHICNEISKYWEVPASTLEAGQIKPVDRESGADVEAGVRSSVLNSVNQFSFPEQQESGKENCNDATDKTELASHGILLFPSDEQFSSKVISETVQKIFPDTHTRSSKQLGNGSMMTTMSFSNLPYASQRSIVPDISSCASTNEYGMCRAAAGSSYFSNKNDAVGAFGGGRHGSQYSVVQERNDKASNNRVFFNPQSYVNQYIHGDIAASAAANLAILTTEEKRFSDAHISSNSRKTVAASIALQMKAFSRATMYFLWPTYEKKLMDIPRERCGWCIACKGSITSKKGCFLNLAATNAIKGSARNINGLRPTKHEETHFPVIAAHIANMETTLHGLIVGSFLDTQYKLQWRKLVRESSSCRVLKFLLLELEKNIRGIAFSGGWFKLIIDGPSGFSALSGTSRSGPSQKRGPGRRSKKQYASSESAVVSSEDSGKDVQWWRGGKFSEVILQNGTLPSSLVRKAARQGGFRRIPGICYPESVDLPRRSRQLAWRAAVQMCKNASQLALQVRYLDSHIRWRDLVPPEQTSVDGKGLDGDALAFRNAVICDKRVAEHKMMYALTFSNQKHIPLRVMKNVLEKETINNEYSKLWFSENHIPLYLIKEYEEKIGGKPLSGSMTLGSNVQPKFRKKQVKSRRGDIFSYLLHKGDKPSSTSCASCKENVILRDATTCSICQGTCHKDCAIPLIERKGTNLAYNITCKICYHAKTAALNASRKEILNSQLPLRRQDQLMSGNKFMPQMTAPCSSGSTGKAEVQGTRSSKLEGNNKRRTCLSYGLIWKRKKGDDSGKNFRLENIILKCKEGINPPRNPTCCLCNSPYHSNLMYIRCEKCLNWYHADALELEEAQIFDLVGFKCCRCRRKASPKCPYLKTDAKKLEPEHIDKPNTLEGSMSDLPLLTHSSNPVSHTADGDMVVVNGDPLLHSRGVVEPLPVQTLETGAQSQQKLSVRRPHLLHATDLCFESQSPERNDTSHEIDDYDFSMTNDEIFANSSDMVSSYDLQESGGCAAVSVDDADCVYQWPDQMCGSIEDAEYEPQTYFSFTELLASDDDQLHVSDNNMNAVEIGFSSSCGEVRSFEAPAFDGLGSEEVHSAGEELVVKETTFNGVACDICKLAHPSPDLSCEICGQHIHSHCSPWVESEQPSSDANWRCGRCRDWR comes from the exons ATGGGATCGGAGGAGGTGATGGGGTCTGTTAACGGAGATAGAGTGGATGAGCAGAGCGTCGTGGAGGTGCGGACGGATCAACGATCCGAGGCTTCTGAGATTGCTGGGTTGGTCATCGAAGCCGGGAATGTTGATGCTAGTGCTCTCGTCGGTAGGTATGTGAGCAAGGAGACTCCTGGAGTCAAGAGACCCCTCGTTGGTAAGGTGGCGTCTTACGTCCACGGAAGTGGATTGTACACTGTCGTCTATGAGGACGGGAATCGTGAGAATTTGGACCGTTTGCAAGTCTCCAAGATCCTCATTGCTGAGGACACCGGGGTAGGCTCAAACATGAAGCTTAGCTGTAGGAAGAGGAAACTCGACCTTCTAGTCTCTTCTGGTTCACAGGACACGAATGTGCCTCCTCCGAGGACAAGGTCCAGGAAGAATGCCCCAGGTGCTTCTGATGGAGCTGACACCTCTTCGCATGGCAGGACAGATTCTGACCTCTCTGACGATGCTGACTCTTCTAGCAATTCCTGTGATTACGTGCAGGGTCCTTCATCCGTCGCATCTCCAGAGATCCATATGTTAGAATTGCCCCCGTCTTCTGGGGATATTCCGATTTCTGAGGAATCAATTAGTTATCTGTTCTCTGTGTATAGTTTCTTAAGATCATTTAACATTCAGTTGTTTTTGAGCCCCTTCGGAATAGATGAGTTTGTTGGATCACTCAAATGTACGGTCCAGAATTCTTTGCTGGATGCCATTCATCTATCGCTTATGCGGGCTTTGAGGCATCATCTTCAAGTGCTTTCTTCTGAGGGTTTGGAGCTCGCTTCAAAATGCTTAAG ataTTACGATTGGAGTTTGCTTGATGCATTGACTTGGCCAGCTTTCGTAGTTGAGTATCTGTACATAATGGGATATATGAGAGGTCTGGATGGGAAGGAATATGGTGCCATGCTTTCAAATGGCGAGTATTACAGTCTTCCCGTAACAATAAAGCTTAAGGTTTTGCAAATACTATGTGATGATGTAATGGACTCTGCAGAACTCAGAACTGAACTTGAAATGCGTGAGAATTTGGATGATGACGTAGAAGATGGTACTGATATTAACTTTCCACTTGGGGATGGGCCAAGGAATGTGCACTCTAGATCTCTCAAGAATTCTGCTTCTAGGAGCATGTGTGCTCTTCAGGATTCCAAAGAGCCACCAAAGCAAATACCAAGCTCGAAAGTAACGGAATCTAATGCAGATGTTTCTAGTGCTGATACAGATGGTAACAGTGATGAATGTCAGCTCTGTGGTATGGATGGCACTTTGATTTGTTGTGATGGGTGTCCCTCTGCATATCATTCTAGATGTATTGGCCTGAATAAAGCATTTCTACCAGATGGGCCATGGTTTTGTCCAGAATGTACAATTAACAAACTTGGTCCTACATCTTTTAGAGTAGGAAGGAGTATAAAAGGAGCGGAGGCTCTTGGCGTTGATGTTTGTGGACGATTATTCTTGGGAACATGCAATTACTTGCTCGT GATTGGGACATCATTGAATGCAGAGCCATTTTATAGATACTACAATCAAACCGATGTCACCAAGGTCTTAAGCTTGATGTCTTCAGTTGCAGAAAATTCATCATCATATGCTCATATCTGCAATGAAATATCGAAATACTGGGAGGTTCCAGCATCCACTCTGGAGGCTGGACAAATTAAACCTGTAG ATAGAGAGAGTGGTGCAGATGTTGAAGCTGGAGTTCGCAGTTCTGTATTGAACTCAGTGAACCAATTTAGCTTTCCTGAACAGCAGGAGTCTGGTAAAGAAAATTGTAATGATGCTACAGATAAGACAGAATTAGCTTCACATGGAATTTTGTTATTTCCGAGTGATGAACAATTTTCTTCAAAAGTTATTAGTGAGACTGTCCAGAAGATTTTCCCCGATACTCACACAAGATCTAGTAAGCAATTGGGTAATGGATCTATGATGACAACCATGTCATTCTCAAACTTGCCATATGCCTCTCAAAGATCAATAGTACCTGATATTTCAAGTTGCGCCTCAACGAATGAGTATGGAATGTGTAGGGCAGCTGCAGGTAGCTCATACTTTTCCAACAAGAACGATGCTGTTGGTGCGTTTGGTGGAGGCAGACATGGAAGCCAATATTCTGTTGTGCAAGAAAGAAATGATAAAGCCTCAAATAATAGAGTTTTCTTCAACCCTCAGTCTTATGTCAACCAATATATCCATGGTGACATTGCTGCATCTGCAGCTGCTAATTTGGCTATTCTTACAACTGAAGAGAAAAGATTTTCAGATGCTCATATTTCTTCCAACTCCCGGAAAACTGTGGCTGCAAGCATTGCCCTGCAAATGAAAGCATTTTCCAGAGCTACAATGTATTTTTTGTGGCCAACTTATGAGAAGAAACTGATGGACATCCCAAGAGAAAGATGTGGTTGGTGCATTGCATGTAAAGGTTCAATTACAAGCAAAAAGGGATGTTTTTTAAATTTGGCTGCCACCAATGCGATTAAAGGATCTGCTAGAAACATTAATGGACTTCGTCCAACTAAGCATGAAGAAACTCACTTTCCGGTCATCGCAGCACATATAGCAAACATGGAGACAACACTGCATGGTCTAATTGTTGGGTCATTTCTAGATACACAGTATAAGCTGCAATGGCGAAAACTTGTTCGAGAATCCTCCAGCTGCAGGGTCCTGAAATTTCTACTGCTTGAA CTTGAGAAGAATATTCGTGGAATTGCATTTTCTGGAGGCTGGTTTAAACTGATAATTGATGGACCATCGGGGTTTTCTGCACTAAGTGGTACATCTCGCTCTGGACCAAGTCAAAAGCGTGGGCCTGGTAGGCGGAGCAAGAAACAATATGCATCATCTGAATCTGCAGTTGTGTCATCAGAGGATAGTGGAAAAGACGTGCAATGGTGGCGTGGGGGGAAGTTCTCTGAGGTTATTCTTCAGAATGGGACTCTTCCAAGTTCTCTGGTCAGAAAAGCTGCTCGTCAAG GTGGTTTTCGAAGGATACCTGGTATTTGCTATCCTGAAAGTGTTGATCTTCCTAGAAGAAGCCGGCAGCTTGCTTGGAGAGCTGCTGTTCAAATGTGCAAAAATGCATCTCAGCTTGCTCTTCAG GTCAGATACCTTGACTCCCATATTAGGTGGAGAGACCTTGTTCCTCCTGAGCAAACCTCTGTGGATGGGAAAGGTTTAGATGGTGATGCTTTGGCTTTTAGAAATGCAGTCATATGTGATAAAAGGGTTGCTGAGCATAAGATGATGTATGCTCTTACCTTTTCAAATCAGAAGCATATCCCTTTACGTGTAATGAAAAATGTTTTGGAAAAAGAAACTATCAATAACGAGTATAGTAAATTGTGGTTTTCTGAAAATCATATCCCATTATACTTGATAAAGGAATATGAAGAGAAAATTGGTGGGAAACCATTGTCTGGTTCAATGACATTAGGCTCAAATGTTCAGCCAAAGTTTCGGAAAAAGCAAGTAAAATCTCGAAGGGGAGATATTTTTTCTTATCTGCTGCACAAGGGGGACAAACCTAGCAGCACTTCTTGTGCATCATGCAAAGAAAATGTCATTTTGAG GGATGCTACAACATGCAGCATTTGTCAAG GTACATGTCATAAGGATTGTGCAATACCTTTGATTGAAAGAAAGGGAACCAATTTAGCATACAATATCACATGCAAAATATGTTACCATGCTAAAACTGCGGCTCTGAACGCAAGTCGTAAGGAGATCCTCAACAGTCAGCTTCCTTTACGAAGGCAAGATCAGCTGATGTCTGGGAACAAATTCATGCCTCAGATGACAGCTCCTTGCTCTTCAGGATCCACTGGTAAGGCTGAGGTTCAAGGAACAAGATCATCTAAGTTAGAAGGCAACAATAAACGTCGGACATGCCTTTCATATGGTCTCATATGGAAGCGGAAAAAGGGTGATGATTCGGGCAAGAATTTTAGAttagaaaatattattttgaaatgTAAGGAGGGAATAAATCCGCCGAGGAATCCTACTTGCTGCCTTTGCAATTCTCCTTACCATTCCAACCTGATGTATATCCGCTGTGAAAAGTGCCTAA ATTGGTACCATGCAGATGCTTTGGAACTTGAGGAAGCCCAAATCTTTGATTTAGTTGGGTTCAAATGCTGCAGGTGTCGAAGAAAAGCCTCACCAAAATGCCCATATCTTAAAACAGATGCTAAGAAGTTGGAGCCAGAACATATTGACAAGCCAAACACACTTGAAGGGTCCATGTCAGATCTTCCTTTATTAACACATTCATCTAACCCGGTGTCACATACGGCGGATGGAGATATGGTTGTGGTGAATGGTGATCCTCTGCTTCATTCTCGTGGAGTAGTTGAGCCACTTCCAGTTCAAACACTGGAGACTGGGGCTCAAAGCCAGCAAAAGTTGTCTGTCAGAAGGCCTCACTTACTACATGCaactgatttgtgttttgagagcCAGTCTCCTGAAAGAAATGATACATCACATGAAATAGATGACTATGATTTCTCTATGACGAACGATGAGATTTTTGCAAATTCTTCTGACATGGTATCATCATACGACTTGCAAGAAAGTGGTGGATGTGCAGCTGTTTCTGTTGATGATGCTGACTGTGTCTACCAGTGGCCTGATCAAATGTGTGGAAGCATCGAGGACGCAGAGTATGAACCACAGACCTACTTCTCATTCACGGAGCTGTTGGCATCTGACGATGACCAACTACATGTATCTGATAACAACATGAATGCAGTAGAGATTGGATTCTCATCAAGTTGCGGTGAGGTCAGATCTTTTGAAGCACCTGCTTTTGATGGATTAGGATCAGAAGAGGTGCATTCTGCCGGCGAGGAGTTGGTCGTTAAGGAGACTACCTTTAACGGAGTGGCATGTGACATTTGCAAGCTTGCCCATCCATCTCCAGATCTTAGTTGTGAAATATGTGGGCAGCATATCCATTCTCATTGTTCTCCTTGGGTTGAGAGTGAGCAGCCTTCTAGTGATGCGAACTGGAGATGTGGAAGATGTCGAGATTGGCGGTAG
- the LOC135627209 gene encoding DDT domain-containing protein PTM-like isoform X2, producing the protein MGSEEVMGSVNGDRVDEQSVVEVRTDQRSEASEIAGLVIEAGNVDASALVGRYVSKETPGVKRPLVGKVASYVHGSGLYTVVYEDGNRENLDRLQVSKILIAEDTGVGSNMKLSCRKRKLDLLVSSGSQDTNVPPPRTRSRKNAPGASDGADTSSHGRTDSDLSDDADSSSNSCDYVQGPSSVASPEIHMLELPPSSGDIPISEESISYLFSVYSFLRSFNIQLFLSPFGIDEFVGSLKCTVQNSLLDAIHLSLMRALRHHLQVLSSEGLELASKCLRYYDWSLLDALTWPAFVVEYLYIMGYMRGLDGKEYGAMLSNGEYYSLPVTIKLKVLQILCDDVMDSAELRTELEMRENLDDDVEDGTDINFPLGDGPRNVHSRSLKNSASRSMCALQDSKEPPKQIPSSKVTESNADVSSADTDGNSDECQLCGMDGTLICCDGCPSAYHSRCIGLNKAFLPDGPWFCPECTINKLGPTSFRVGRSIKGAEALGVDVCGRLFLGTCNYLLVIGTSLNAEPFYRYYNQTDVTKVLSLMSSVAENSSSYAHICNEISKYWEVPASTLEAGQIKPVGGNHIYTDRESGADVEAGVRSSVLNSVNQFSFPEQQESGKENCNDATDKTELASHGILLFPSDEQFSSKVISETVQKIFPDTHTRSSKQLGNGSMMTTMSFSNLPYASQRSIVPDISSCASTNEYGMCRAAAGSSYFSNKNDAVGAFGGGRHGSQYSVVQERNDKASNNRVFFNPQSYVNQYIHGDIAASAAANLAILTTEEKRFSDAHISSNSRKTVAASIALQMKAFSRATMYFLWPTYEKKLMDIPRERCGWCIACKGSITSKKGCFLNLAATNAIKGSARNINGLRPTKHEETHFPVIAAHIANMETTLHGLIVGSFLDTQYKLQWRKLVRESSSCRVLKFLLLELEKNIRGIAFSGGWFKLIIDGPSGFSALSGTSRSGPSQKRGPGRRSKKQYASSESAVVSSEDSGKDVQWWRGGKFSEVILQNGTLPSSLVRKAARQGGFRRIPGICYPESVDLPRRSRQLAWRAAVQMCKNASQLALQVRYLDSHIRWRDLVPPEQTSVDGKGLDGDALAFRNAVICDKRVAEHKMMYALTFSNQKHIPLRVMKNVLEKETINNEYSKLWFSENHIPLYLIKEYEEKIGGKPLSGSMTLGSNVQPKFRKKQVKSRRGDIFSYLLHKGDKPSSTSCASCKENVILRDATTCSICQGTCHKDCAIPLIERKGTNLAYNITCKICYHAKTAALNASRKEILNSQLPLRRQDQLMSGNKFMPQMTAPCSSGSTGKAEVQGTRSSKLEGNNKRRTCLSYGLIWKRKKGDDSGKNFRLENIILKCKEGINPPRNPTCCLCNSPYHSNLMYIRCEKCLNWYHADALELEEAQIFDLVGFKCCRCRRKASPKCPYLKTDAKKLEPEHIDKPNTLEGSMSDLPLLTHSSNPVSHTADGDMVVVNGDPLLHSRGVVEPLPVQTLETGAQSQQKLSVRRPHLLHATDLCFESQSPERNDTSHEIDDYDFSMTNDEIFANSSDMVSSYDLQESGGCAAVSVDDADCVYQWPDQMCGSIEDAEYEPQTYFSFTELLASDDDQLHVSDNNMNAVEIGFSSSCGEVRSFEAPAFDGLGSEEVHSAGEELVVKETTFNGVACDICKLAHPSPDLSCEICGQHIHSHCSPWVESEQPSSDANWRCGRCRDWR; encoded by the exons ATGGGATCGGAGGAGGTGATGGGGTCTGTTAACGGAGATAGAGTGGATGAGCAGAGCGTCGTGGAGGTGCGGACGGATCAACGATCCGAGGCTTCTGAGATTGCTGGGTTGGTCATCGAAGCCGGGAATGTTGATGCTAGTGCTCTCGTCGGTAGGTATGTGAGCAAGGAGACTCCTGGAGTCAAGAGACCCCTCGTTGGTAAGGTGGCGTCTTACGTCCACGGAAGTGGATTGTACACTGTCGTCTATGAGGACGGGAATCGTGAGAATTTGGACCGTTTGCAAGTCTCCAAGATCCTCATTGCTGAGGACACCGGGGTAGGCTCAAACATGAAGCTTAGCTGTAGGAAGAGGAAACTCGACCTTCTAGTCTCTTCTGGTTCACAGGACACGAATGTGCCTCCTCCGAGGACAAGGTCCAGGAAGAATGCCCCAGGTGCTTCTGATGGAGCTGACACCTCTTCGCATGGCAGGACAGATTCTGACCTCTCTGACGATGCTGACTCTTCTAGCAATTCCTGTGATTACGTGCAGGGTCCTTCATCCGTCGCATCTCCAGAGATCCATATGTTAGAATTGCCCCCGTCTTCTGGGGATATTCCGATTTCTGAGGAATCAATTAGTTATCTGTTCTCTGTGTATAGTTTCTTAAGATCATTTAACATTCAGTTGTTTTTGAGCCCCTTCGGAATAGATGAGTTTGTTGGATCACTCAAATGTACGGTCCAGAATTCTTTGCTGGATGCCATTCATCTATCGCTTATGCGGGCTTTGAGGCATCATCTTCAAGTGCTTTCTTCTGAGGGTTTGGAGCTCGCTTCAAAATGCTTAAG ataTTACGATTGGAGTTTGCTTGATGCATTGACTTGGCCAGCTTTCGTAGTTGAGTATCTGTACATAATGGGATATATGAGAGGTCTGGATGGGAAGGAATATGGTGCCATGCTTTCAAATGGCGAGTATTACAGTCTTCCCGTAACAATAAAGCTTAAGGTTTTGCAAATACTATGTGATGATGTAATGGACTCTGCAGAACTCAGAACTGAACTTGAAATGCGTGAGAATTTGGATGATGACGTAGAAGATGGTACTGATATTAACTTTCCACTTGGGGATGGGCCAAGGAATGTGCACTCTAGATCTCTCAAGAATTCTGCTTCTAGGAGCATGTGTGCTCTTCAGGATTCCAAAGAGCCACCAAAGCAAATACCAAGCTCGAAAGTAACGGAATCTAATGCAGATGTTTCTAGTGCTGATACAGATGGTAACAGTGATGAATGTCAGCTCTGTGGTATGGATGGCACTTTGATTTGTTGTGATGGGTGTCCCTCTGCATATCATTCTAGATGTATTGGCCTGAATAAAGCATTTCTACCAGATGGGCCATGGTTTTGTCCAGAATGTACAATTAACAAACTTGGTCCTACATCTTTTAGAGTAGGAAGGAGTATAAAAGGAGCGGAGGCTCTTGGCGTTGATGTTTGTGGACGATTATTCTTGGGAACATGCAATTACTTGCTCGT GATTGGGACATCATTGAATGCAGAGCCATTTTATAGATACTACAATCAAACCGATGTCACCAAGGTCTTAAGCTTGATGTCTTCAGTTGCAGAAAATTCATCATCATATGCTCATATCTGCAATGAAATATCGAAATACTGGGAGGTTCCAGCATCCACTCTGGAGGCTGGACAAATTAAACCTGTAG GGGGAAATCATATTTATACAGATAGAGAGAGTGGTGCAGATGTTGAAGCTGGAGTTCGCAGTTCTGTATTGAACTCAGTGAACCAATTTAGCTTTCCTGAACAGCAGGAGTCTGGTAAAGAAAATTGTAATGATGCTACAGATAAGACAGAATTAGCTTCACATGGAATTTTGTTATTTCCGAGTGATGAACAATTTTCTTCAAAAGTTATTAGTGAGACTGTCCAGAAGATTTTCCCCGATACTCACACAAGATCTAGTAAGCAATTGGGTAATGGATCTATGATGACAACCATGTCATTCTCAAACTTGCCATATGCCTCTCAAAGATCAATAGTACCTGATATTTCAAGTTGCGCCTCAACGAATGAGTATGGAATGTGTAGGGCAGCTGCAGGTAGCTCATACTTTTCCAACAAGAACGATGCTGTTGGTGCGTTTGGTGGAGGCAGACATGGAAGCCAATATTCTGTTGTGCAAGAAAGAAATGATAAAGCCTCAAATAATAGAGTTTTCTTCAACCCTCAGTCTTATGTCAACCAATATATCCATGGTGACATTGCTGCATCTGCAGCTGCTAATTTGGCTATTCTTACAACTGAAGAGAAAAGATTTTCAGATGCTCATATTTCTTCCAACTCCCGGAAAACTGTGGCTGCAAGCATTGCCCTGCAAATGAAAGCATTTTCCAGAGCTACAATGTATTTTTTGTGGCCAACTTATGAGAAGAAACTGATGGACATCCCAAGAGAAAGATGTGGTTGGTGCATTGCATGTAAAGGTTCAATTACAAGCAAAAAGGGATGTTTTTTAAATTTGGCTGCCACCAATGCGATTAAAGGATCTGCTAGAAACATTAATGGACTTCGTCCAACTAAGCATGAAGAAACTCACTTTCCGGTCATCGCAGCACATATAGCAAACATGGAGACAACACTGCATGGTCTAATTGTTGGGTCATTTCTAGATACACAGTATAAGCTGCAATGGCGAAAACTTGTTCGAGAATCCTCCAGCTGCAGGGTCCTGAAATTTCTACTGCTTGAA CTTGAGAAGAATATTCGTGGAATTGCATTTTCTGGAGGCTGGTTTAAACTGATAATTGATGGACCATCGGGGTTTTCTGCACTAAGTGGTACATCTCGCTCTGGACCAAGTCAAAAGCGTGGGCCTGGTAGGCGGAGCAAGAAACAATATGCATCATCTGAATCTGCAGTTGTGTCATCAGAGGATAGTGGAAAAGACGTGCAATGGTGGCGTGGGGGGAAGTTCTCTGAGGTTATTCTTCAGAATGGGACTCTTCCAAGTTCTCTGGTCAGAAAAGCTGCTCGTCAAG GTGGTTTTCGAAGGATACCTGGTATTTGCTATCCTGAAAGTGTTGATCTTCCTAGAAGAAGCCGGCAGCTTGCTTGGAGAGCTGCTGTTCAAATGTGCAAAAATGCATCTCAGCTTGCTCTTCAG GTCAGATACCTTGACTCCCATATTAGGTGGAGAGACCTTGTTCCTCCTGAGCAAACCTCTGTGGATGGGAAAGGTTTAGATGGTGATGCTTTGGCTTTTAGAAATGCAGTCATATGTGATAAAAGGGTTGCTGAGCATAAGATGATGTATGCTCTTACCTTTTCAAATCAGAAGCATATCCCTTTACGTGTAATGAAAAATGTTTTGGAAAAAGAAACTATCAATAACGAGTATAGTAAATTGTGGTTTTCTGAAAATCATATCCCATTATACTTGATAAAGGAATATGAAGAGAAAATTGGTGGGAAACCATTGTCTGGTTCAATGACATTAGGCTCAAATGTTCAGCCAAAGTTTCGGAAAAAGCAAGTAAAATCTCGAAGGGGAGATATTTTTTCTTATCTGCTGCACAAGGGGGACAAACCTAGCAGCACTTCTTGTGCATCATGCAAAGAAAATGTCATTTTGAG GGATGCTACAACATGCAGCATTTGTCAAG GTACATGTCATAAGGATTGTGCAATACCTTTGATTGAAAGAAAGGGAACCAATTTAGCATACAATATCACATGCAAAATATGTTACCATGCTAAAACTGCGGCTCTGAACGCAAGTCGTAAGGAGATCCTCAACAGTCAGCTTCCTTTACGAAGGCAAGATCAGCTGATGTCTGGGAACAAATTCATGCCTCAGATGACAGCTCCTTGCTCTTCAGGATCCACTGGTAAGGCTGAGGTTCAAGGAACAAGATCATCTAAGTTAGAAGGCAACAATAAACGTCGGACATGCCTTTCATATGGTCTCATATGGAAGCGGAAAAAGGGTGATGATTCGGGCAAGAATTTTAGAttagaaaatattattttgaaatgTAAGGAGGGAATAAATCCGCCGAGGAATCCTACTTGCTGCCTTTGCAATTCTCCTTACCATTCCAACCTGATGTATATCCGCTGTGAAAAGTGCCTAA ATTGGTACCATGCAGATGCTTTGGAACTTGAGGAAGCCCAAATCTTTGATTTAGTTGGGTTCAAATGCTGCAGGTGTCGAAGAAAAGCCTCACCAAAATGCCCATATCTTAAAACAGATGCTAAGAAGTTGGAGCCAGAACATATTGACAAGCCAAACACACTTGAAGGGTCCATGTCAGATCTTCCTTTATTAACACATTCATCTAACCCGGTGTCACATACGGCGGATGGAGATATGGTTGTGGTGAATGGTGATCCTCTGCTTCATTCTCGTGGAGTAGTTGAGCCACTTCCAGTTCAAACACTGGAGACTGGGGCTCAAAGCCAGCAAAAGTTGTCTGTCAGAAGGCCTCACTTACTACATGCaactgatttgtgttttgagagcCAGTCTCCTGAAAGAAATGATACATCACATGAAATAGATGACTATGATTTCTCTATGACGAACGATGAGATTTTTGCAAATTCTTCTGACATGGTATCATCATACGACTTGCAAGAAAGTGGTGGATGTGCAGCTGTTTCTGTTGATGATGCTGACTGTGTCTACCAGTGGCCTGATCAAATGTGTGGAAGCATCGAGGACGCAGAGTATGAACCACAGACCTACTTCTCATTCACGGAGCTGTTGGCATCTGACGATGACCAACTACATGTATCTGATAACAACATGAATGCAGTAGAGATTGGATTCTCATCAAGTTGCGGTGAGGTCAGATCTTTTGAAGCACCTGCTTTTGATGGATTAGGATCAGAAGAGGTGCATTCTGCCGGCGAGGAGTTGGTCGTTAAGGAGACTACCTTTAACGGAGTGGCATGTGACATTTGCAAGCTTGCCCATCCATCTCCAGATCTTAGTTGTGAAATATGTGGGCAGCATATCCATTCTCATTGTTCTCCTTGGGTTGAGAGTGAGCAGCCTTCTAGTGATGCGAACTGGAGATGTGGAAGATGTCGAGATTGGCGGTAG